Proteins encoded in a region of the Diospyros lotus cultivar Yz01 chromosome 9, ASM1463336v1, whole genome shotgun sequence genome:
- the LOC127809387 gene encoding mitogen-activated protein kinase kinase kinase 20-like, with protein sequence MGSWAKIQFLGKGLFGTMCKAVPLIRELGDPDQDNYDDYHDGRPLITAPAIAVKSADFEFSASLQREGELLRVLSDCPGIIRCFGEDMSVENGKSLYNLLLEYAPSGSLKSLMERSGGRLPESEVKRYTRMILKALTHVHEKGYAHCDIKPGNILVFPSKNGENTVKIADFGLAQKTRDNIKSCSPRSGGSHCGDLPFASILHGSNMESMDIWYLGYMVAEMLTGKSVWEYREFWVLGRQVPPGARKPRNRQKTQIPQNLSDEGRDFVMNCLDKRSERTRIAERLLNHPFIIGEPNGVVDDTDEIVPSRISVDDGGWVSRVSMFGDLRALDNKEKLQGNCERPN encoded by the coding sequence ATGGGTTCTTGGGCGAAGATACAGTTCCTTGGCAAGGGATTGTTCGGGACAATGTGCAAGGCAGTCCCTCTAATAAGGGAATTGGGAGATCCCGATCAAGATAACTACGACGACTACCATGACGGTCGGCCGCTGATCACAGCTCCTGCAATCGCCGTCAAGTCTGCAGATTTCGAGTTCTCTGCCTCTCTTCAACGGGAAGGAGAACTACTTCGTGTGCTGAGTGATTGTCCTGGAATTATCCGTTGTTTTGGAGAAGACATGTCCGTAGAAAACGGCAAGAGCCTCTACAACCTCTTGCTGGAGTACGCTCCTAGCGGCTCCCTCAAGAGCTTGATGGAACGAAGCGGAGGGAGATTGCCCGAGTCTGAAGTCAAGCGCTACACTAGGATGATCCTTAAGGCTCTAACACACGTGCATGAGAAGGGTTACGCGCACTGTGACATTAAGCCCGGAAACATTCTTGTTTTCCCGTCCAAGAATGGTGAAAACACCGTGAAGATAGCTGATTTTGGGCTAGCACAGAAAACAAGAGACAACATAAAAAGCTGCAGTCCAAGAAGTGGTGGTTCACACTGTGGAGATCTTCCCTTTGCTTCTATTTTGCATGGTTCGAACATGGAGTCGATGGATATATGGTATCTTGGATACATGGTAGCGGAGATGTTGACCGGAAAATCAGTATGGGAGTATCGGGAATTTTGGGTCCTAGGACGTCAAGTTCCGCCTGGAGCTAGGAAGCCTCGAAATCGCCAAAAGACTCAAATTCCCCAAAATTTGTCTGATGAAGGGCGAGATTTTGTGATGAACTGTCTAGACAAGAGATCAGAGCGTACGCGAATAGCTGAAAGGCTTCTAAACCATCCTTTCATTATAGGTGAACCAAACGGAGTGGTAGATGATACGGATGAGATAGTGCCATCACGGATTAGTGTTGATGATGGCGGATGGGTTTCTCGAGTCTCCATGTTTGGGGACTTGAGGGCACTCgataataaagagaaattacaAGGGAATTGTGAGAGACCCAATTAA
- the LOC127809388 gene encoding mitogen-activated protein kinase kinase kinase 20-like: MDTRNCSWMKTQVIGKEAFGEVHMAIPRPLNADYSKSLVPIIVVKSAEFKHLSSLQKEESIMFILNDCPGIARCHGEDISVEGNKKVYNLLLEFAFGSSPRNLMQRRSEGKLPESDVRRYTRVILKALRHMHERGFAYCDIKPENILVFFVQK, translated from the coding sequence ATGGATACTCGTAATTGTAGCTGGATGAAGACGCAGGTTATTGGGAAAGAAGCATTCGGGGAAGTGCACATGGCAATTCCTCGACCTCTCAACGCGGATTATTCAAAGTCGTTGGTTCCTATAATTGTAGTCAAGTCTGCTGAATTCAAACACTTATCGTCTCTCCAGAAAGAAGAAAGCATCATGTTCATATTGAACGATTGCCCAGGGATCGCCCGTTGCCATGGAGAAGACATAAGTGTTGAAGGCAACAAGAAGGTCTACAACCTTTTGTTGGAGTTCGCTTTTGGCAGTTCCCCCAGAAATCTCATGCAGAGAAGAAGCGAAGGGAAATTGCCAGAGTCCGATGTGAGGCGCTACACTAGGGTGATCCTTAAGGCTCTAAGACACATGCATGAGAGGGGTTTCGCGTACTGTGACATTAAGCCCGAGAACATTCTTGTTTTTTTTGTCCAAAAATAG
- the LOC127809385 gene encoding mitogen-activated protein kinase kinase kinase 20-like, producing the protein MFTLNDCLGIVRCYREDASNEGDKTVYNLLLEFAPGSSLRNLMQRNNEGKLSESNVRRYAMMILKALRHMHERGYAHCDVKPENIIVFPSKNGGNSVKITDFGIAQKIRDDIRSCSLGNGGSHCGHLPFASILHGSHIGSMDIWYLRYMVADMLTGKLVWEYREFWDLRCQVPPGARKS; encoded by the coding sequence ATGTTCACCTTGAACGATTGCCTAGGGATTGTTCGTTGCTACAGAGAAGACGCAAGCAACGAAGGCGACAAAACGGTCTACAACCTTTTGCTGGAGTTCGCTCCCGGCAGTTCCCTCAGGAATCTCATGCAGAGAAACAATGAAGGGAAGCTATCGGAGTCTAATGTGAGGCGCTACGCTATGATGATCCTTAAGGCTCTAAGACACATGCATGAGAGGGGTTACGCGCACTGTGACGTTAAGCCCGAGAACATTATTGTTTTCCCGTCCAAGAATGGTGGAAACAGTGTGAAGATAACTGATTTTGGAATAGCGCAAAAAATAAGAGACGACATAAGAAGTTGTAGTCTTGGAAATGGTGGTTCACACTGTGGACATCTTCCCTTCGCTTCTATTTTGCATGGTTCACACATAGGGTCGATGGATATATGGTATCTCAGGTACATGGTGGCGGACATGTTGACTGGAAAATTGGTATGGGAGTATCGGGAATTTTGGGACCTAAGGTGTCAGGTTCCTCCTGGAGCTAGGAAGTCttga